CGCCTAACTGCGTTTACCGCAGGCCGCGCCGGCCAATCGCTTTGCGATCCGCACCGGCACAGCCGGAATTCTCAGGTTCCACCTCGGGCGCCATCTCAGTGCTGCCTCAGGTTCCACACTACGCACCGTGCATGCCGCTCACTCAAGCCGCATTCGAACCGACGCATCTATTTGCATAGACGGAACGAACCGCAAGAAACCGCACTTTTTTTGTTTGGACAATCCGACGGGGTCGAAATACGCGGACCACCTGAATTGCGCTGCTAGCCGCAGCCGCTTGCGCACGCGGCAACCAGCAGGTTCATTGACGGGACAACAGCGCCTGAAGGTTTTCACCTCCCTGTCTATCCAGACGTACCGGAACTCGCCAACCCGCATTCTTTTCGTCGCAGCGCGCTTGCCGACAACAAGCGTCTGCATTTCCACACCGCTTACCTGTGCTGCTCACGCACGTTGCCCATAGGCGCGCCGACGCAACGATGCAGCCGCGACCGCGGATCGGGCCGCGTAGCGATACTGCACCGCTGATATTGCGAGACCGTTACCGATCTGCTGCTTCTTCCGAACCCTGCCCGGCCTTGACTGCTTCTTCGTCGTCTTCACGCGGCCTTTGCTGCCAGAAGCCGCCGCGCATCGTCGTGATCGACGGCATCTGCGCCCATTGGCGCGGATTCAGGATCTCCGCGCGCAGCACATCGGGCAGCACCTGCACGTCGAGAATTTCTTCGACACCGTTGTAAAACTCGAGAATGCCAAGCAGTTCGCCGCTTGCGAGGTCGACGGCGGCAATGCCTGCGACGAGTTCGTCGCGCTCCGCTTCGATCGGCAGGCCTTGCGGGCCGCGCTTCATGCGCAGCTTCGAGAGTCCGATGAACAGCACACCGCGATATTCGGCAAGCCCGTGCGTAAAGCCCGGCAGTTTCGTTAAGACCTGTTTGGCGCCCGTGGCAGGATCGATGCGCAACAGCGCGCCGCGGCCGCCTTCGAGCACGTACAGCTGGCCGTTGATGATGCGCGGAGAGTGCGGCATCGAAAGGCCGCCCGCGACGATGCGCCCGGACGGCACTTCCATCACGATGCCGCTGTCGGCCATGCCCTTACGCCAGCCGAACGGCGTATTCGTTTCGCCGAGCGCGGTCACATAGCGCACCTTCGATTCGTGAAACGCCATACCGTTGAGGTGACAACGATCGTCGGGGCCGAATTCGGTGACGAAAGGTGGCTGCCAGATCGGCGTGAAATTGAAGTAGCCGTCGATCACGCTGATGCACGAATAGCGTGTGTTCACTGCAAGCACGATCTGCTTGTCGAACGCCATGTCGTGCAGATCGAGGTCGCCC
The genomic region above belongs to Paraburkholderia edwinii and contains:
- a CDS encoding TIGR03032 family protein; amino-acid sequence: MEQSPHDVAANPTQTDHVDALINLRDTGRFLDVLASLKCSLAISRRPSGVAILGVENGIPTLSACQLPRSMGLAVSGKRLAIATIHELMIFANVSSLAPLYPERPNHYDAMFVPRMSHYTGDLDLHDMAFDKQIVLAVNTRYSCISVIDGYFNFTPIWQPPFVTEFGPDDRCHLNGMAFHESKVRYVTALGETNTPFGWRKGMADSGIVMEVPSGRIVAGGLSMPHSPRIINGQLYVLEGGRGALLRIDPATGAKQVLTKLPGFTHGLAEYRGVLFIGLSKLRMKRGPQGLPIEAERDELVAGIAAVDLASGELLGILEFYNGVEEILDVQVLPDVLRAEILNPRQWAQMPSITTMRGGFWQQRPREDDEEAVKAGQGSEEAADR